The following nucleotide sequence is from Fusarium graminearum PH-1 chromosome 1, whole genome shotgun sequence.
GAAGAGAGAGCGAAAAAGAAGCCTGATTCTATGTCTCGGAATAATACCTAAATAAATCACGTTGGTCGCCTAAGGCCTACCGTCGTGGCCTTGTGGCCTTGTCCATGGCCTCACCGATTATAGAGAGGAAGGCGCAGTATCTATTTTCGCTTATTTATGAGGAAGGTGTTAGTGAGAGAGAGCATAGCTTCAACTTGGCTCGAATTTAGACGCGAGATAAGGCAGGTACTATGCAGCTGACCACATCTTGCCTTGGTATTTGAAACCATCAcatcctctttttctttcttttttcttcttcttctctctctcccttctctcctcttctttttttctcttttgcttcttgaaTATTTGTCGGCCAAGAAttatcgtcgtcatcgtcccACAAGGTCAACTCTACGGTCGCGTCGTCATCTCATGGTTTTTTATCGCCGCATTGACGAGCATGTTTGATCAAGCGCCCTAAATAACTCCACCAAAATTCAATATCTTGGAAGAGCGTCGTGTTCAAGCCTGGCCAGGCCAGGTCAGTCTTTGAACTCATTACCATGGAATACTACTGAATCATTTTGACATATCATGGGGCGTTCCCTCTTTGACCCATTTGTGTTCACTCTTTCTATCTTGTGCTTTGTTGTACAGAACCACACGTGTGCCAGCAAACTCTTTGAGATACAAATCTTGACCGCTTCATTCGACTAGGGATTGTATCACTAACCGACACTCTCTTTCCATATCGATACATGACAAGTGTTCGCCTTATTCAGACACTTCTACCTAAATATACATACCCCTTCAAGCAATATTCTCTACAGGCTTCTTCACCAGCAGACGGGACACATAACTaacatcttcaactcctGCAAATGGATATCGAATTCTCAAAACACCCTTAGTAGACCTCCTTCATATTCAAAAACTCCATAAATCTATCGTATGAATATCAATACCCTCGCACCCCTTCAGACTTAGTAATATTCATCCCTCAGTACACCCCTCCCTTGACATATTCTTTTCCTAACACACCCTCTTTGTTCCGTCAAGTTCCCGTTTACTCTTGAAGCGAACTTGTTACTTTAAAACCCTTGTTTATCAATTCCAGTTGCTGAAATACTCAATCCTTTTTACGgtctttcatcatcattactCTATCAAGTTGCAACTCACAACTGACTTTCAGACCATCTCACGTGTCCAAGGGCATGGCTGTTCCATCTGTTTTCTTCAATGGCTTCTCTCAATGTCTCACTTCCCCAATCTTTCTCCCCTCCAATGTCTCTCTATTACTCCTTTCGGCTTCTCCAAGTTTATCTTCCGCAgtatttgctttttccttAACGATAATGTCTTGTATAATAGCCATCTGGTTGGGGTTATAGATTCTCTTCCCTGTGGTTCAAGGGGATACTGTAAAAGCCATTTATATCTCCTCACACCCTCTCCCTCATCTCCAATAGTTTTAACTCGATCCAAGTGGATCGCGATATAGATGCACTAAATTCCATATCGACATCTAAGCCTTCGTCGTGTCGATCCTTTTGGTGCCTGTTTGCGATGGGAATGTCGTCACTGTCCCCTGCCTAGTGCCCGTCTGGTGATGTAGTGATCGACCAAGGACCTGTCAATCTTGAACTTAAAGCCAAACCTTTCATTGGCCTACCTATTCATGATACATACGATGATAATGTATCTGTGACGTCTGATGGGAATTTTACTGAAACGAGCAACTGCTTCCGAAAACGAATCAATCAAGTGAACGTCATGCATCATAGTCAAGACGGATACTGAGAAGTTGGCTAATTAATGTCTTTTGTAAATGTTGAATAAACTACCAAATGATATGCATGTCGTATCTGATACGAACTTGGTATTACTGCCATAATCAAAAACAATTCCCATAGTTGCTCCTAAACGCCAACCCTGATACCCAGGCATGATTATTAAGACGTTGGCGGCGTAAATGCTTCATTacatctcatcaatgatTCGctctttttgcttctccaTTCACCATCCTcccgctgctgctgtcattgttggtggtatATGGCTATCAATGCCATCCCCTCTCCTTCGCTTCATCGGTCGAGGGCTGCCGTCACGGTCTCCCGCCATTTGTGCCCATTGTGATTGTGTCCATAGAGCTGTCTGGTCACTGCTAGGCTCGACCTTGTGGTGAGATCCCCATTCTGATCCACTTCCTGCGCCTGTGGACCACCCGTCCAACGCCGGCATGTCCCAGCCTTGGAGGCCAGTGTCACACTCTGCGTTATCATAGACAAGGGAGCTTGAAAGATCCAGtcctgatgatgttgttgggCTCTGGTAGGGGTTGACAGTAGACATGACAGGCTTTAGATCTGCCAGTGTCGTTTGCGCATCGTAGTAAGCCGCGCTGTGACTGTGCCCATGACCAGTACCAGGATGGCTCTCACCCGCTGTGCTGCATGTAGATGGGATGAAGCCAACACCTGTGCTTGGAGGCATGCCGTGGTCAAAGCTTCCTGAGTACGACCCTTGTAGACCTGCGGTTGGTGGAGGTGTAGCGAGGCCACCAGAAAAGGACTCGAATAGTGTAAGTCCATTGTTTGTTGCAGTGGCATTTGGCACTTGGGCCAGGCTCACACTGGGATCCCATGCAGAACTAAATGTCTCGTTCATCGCCGCTGTCATATGCTGGTTGATTGAAGGAGTAGGAGACATGATGGAGTCTAGGGACATAGAGGCTGAAGGGTAGACGAGAGCCTTTTGCTGGTGGTAACGGGACATGGGATCGTTGACAGTCAACCATCTCCATGAGGTACCAGCGGGCTTGAAAACTGGGTTGTACTTGTACCATTGGTTAGTTGTGTTGAATCGCCAGAACACAATGCCCTGTCGAACCCATCGGTTCGAGTCGGGGGCGCACGACCAAAGCTCTTGGTACATGGCCACCTTGCAGATGAGGTCGCTGCCTGTGAGATCGCGGCGAGCCCATGAAGCGGCATCACCGTCGTCCTCTGAGCGCTTGCGCTTGCTACCAGCACGGTCGAGGTTCTTGCGGTCGTCACCCTTGGTacgcttctccttcttgcgCTGGTGCTCAACATCAGGGTACTGAACAGCCATGCTCAAGATGCTAGCCCACTCGACAGCAGGGAAAGGAACATGGATGTCCTGACGAGGGCGAGAGTGGCAGTCGCAGTCAGGCTTGGAATCGCTGCAGCCTCGACGGTGGATGCCGGTCTCGTTGGTGTATACGCTCGACTTCTTGTCATCGCTGTGAAGCTCAGACGGCCGAGTGAGGCGGGTTACACACTTCCAGCGGTGGCTTTGGAGGTTGGGGTTTGTGATTGCCACCTCAACAAAGCCAGTGAGCTCAGACCCAGAAGGGAAGCGAGCGTGCTCATGCAACTCAAGAGTTGCGCACATCTCAAGTGAGCAACACTCCTCATCACGGGTGGAGAGCTCGAGAGTCTCGTAGATCTCGGGCGCATCCTTCTGCCATCGGCGGGTAACCGTCTTGACACAGGCANNNNNNNNNNNNNNNNNNNNNNNNNNNNNNNNNNNNNNNNNNNNNNNNNNNNNNNNNNNNNNNNNNNNNNNNNNNNNNNNNNNNNNNNNNNNNNNNNNNNNNNNNNNNNNNNNNNNNNNNNNNNNNNNNNNNNNNNNNNNNNNNNNNNNNNNNNNNNNNNNNNNNNNNNNNNNNNNNNNNNNNNNNNNNNNNNNNNNNNNNNNNNNNNNNNNNNNNNNNNNNNNNNNNNNNNNNNNNNNNNNNNNNNNNNNNNNNNNNNNNNNNNNNNNNNNNNNNNNNNNNNNNNNNNNNNNNNNNNNNNNNNNNNNNNNNNNNNNNNNNNNNNNNNNNNNNNNNNNNNNNNNNNNNNNNNNNNNNNNNNNNNNNNNNNNNNNNNNNNNNNNNNNNNNNNNNNNNNNNNNNNNNNNNNNNNNNNNNNNNNNNNNNNNNNNNNNNNNNNNNNNNNNNNNNNNNNNNNNNNNNNNNNNNNNNNNNNNNNNNNNNNNNNNNNNNNNNNNNNNNNNNNNNNNNNNNNNNNNNNNNNNNNNNNNNNNNNNNNNNNNNNNNNNNNNNNNNNNNNNNNNNNNNNNNNNNNNNNNNNNNNNNNNNNNNNNNNNNNNNNNNNNNNNNNNNNNNNNNNNNNNNNNNNNNNNNNNNNNNNNNNNNNNNNNNNNNNNNNNNNNNNNNNNTTGCTGCCAAGAATGGCAACACAGATTGTGAAGATGTATTCGCTAATAAGCATGTTGCGCCCATGTAGCTTTCCTCCCATGGAGAACTTGCGACGTCCCATGTGAGGCATGAGAAGAACGGCTGGTTATCATTAGTATTGGTCAAGTCAGGTAAGGACGCTGTCATGTACTCACAGTCAACAAAagcatcctcaagctcaggtCTCCTCCAAACACCACCCTTGTCCTTCTGGGTGTCTTTGTGTGCTTGTCGGTTGCGGTACTGGCGGAAAGCAGGCCAGAAGTAGAGAGGGTTGACTTCATTTCGTGGTCTTCTTTGCTGGAAGCGAGGTTGGTTTCTTGGTGTAGGTACGCGGTAGAGGCACTCGAATGATTGTGAGGGGATCATGGGAGCTGGAAGGCTGGCTGGCACTGAAGGCGAGATGCCAACTTGGCTTGAATAGCACGGAACCatgctgttgaagttgtGTGATTGCGCATTGCTGGCGGTTTCCCGTAGTGGCAGGCGGCTGTTGTCGTGATATGTTCGTCGAGCATCTTGAAGATagtctggtgatggtgtATATCTTTGCGAAGACAGCACCGGCCTTGGGTGGTATAGTGATGAAGACATGGCGACGGTTTGTGTGTTGGCAAAGGAATGCCAGCAACAGAGGTCAGAAGGATAGACTTGACCCAGCTGAAATGCTGTTTGTGACTCTACGAATGCAGACAATGAGTAgacaagagatgatgagaatgttgaaAGGAATTCAAGACGTGGAATGGTGGGATAGATGTATGCATCTGAAGAAAGGAGTGTTTGGGTACTGGAACGAAGAATCACCAGAAGATATTTAATAAACATCTATAAATCCAAGACTGGGGAGTATATCATAGATAGTCTGCGGAGCCCAGGGCTGGAGGCGCCCCTCGTCAACTCTACTCCAAAACGATCAAACATCAAACCATTCATCATCTATCCACCAAAAAGGGTATGGTAATGGGATGGTATGGGGGTGGGAAAGGCGCcgcctcgtcttcatctccaaacaCCAAAGCGAGCTCCGCCGGCGGGGAACCGACCTGACCTTGCCCGGAGGGAAACTCATATCGGTAGTAGTGGCGGCCAATTGTGAGTGCTTGCAGAAGCCACCAGCACATGGCAGCTTGGAGCTCTGTTCGAGGGCGTTAGCATGCAAGGGAGTGTCAGGGCGGGGCCGCGACGACTATCGCCAATCATCAGGGGACTGGTGAGGGAGGGGCGTGTGTTGGGGGATCTCAAAGACATCTTCAGAACGAACAGCGCAAGGTACGGAAAGGTATGTATTCAAGATTAGAATCAGACATTAAGAGGATCCGCAATGTCCCCTGCCAGGGCGATGAATTCTTCGACGAACCTCTGGCCCAGATCGAAGCCACTCCGAATAAGCGTTGCGAGTAATGCATGCCATCCGTTCTACAGTGACCATGACCCTTGCCAAGGGAGAACGGCGTAGAGCTGCTGGTTCGTCAAGAGCGAGGCCAGTTGTGCGTGCGAGATCAGgtccaggaacaggaacaggaacacTCAGCCTTGTCGCAACCCTCTGTATCGGATCGAGGTAGTAAATAGTATCTCTATAGTTTTCTCCTCCATACTCAACCGTCcatctcctcgtcttcgttgcCAATATTGACCCTACTCCTTCCCTTACCAGTCAATTGCTGGAGGGCCACCTTGTTGACTTGTCCTCCAAccttcttctgcatctttgcaatctcctcctcggcatcaaCTGCGTCTGCCTCAGCAAAGTCCAAGACAAGCTTGCGACCCAGCAAGTGGGTGTCCCTCAGCGAGTTTAGCGCGTTCTCGGCTTCACGGGGAGTGACAAAGTCTGCAAAAGCAAAACCCCGAGGGGTGTAGTCAGCCTTCTTAGGAAGGCGTACCGACCTAAGCTGACCATAGGTGCCAAAGAGAGACCTGATGTCTTTCTTGGTCGTCTGGAAAGgcaagttcttgatgatgatcttggtacGTTGCCCAGCAGACTTCTTAGCCTTGTCCTCACGACGTCTCTCCTCGGCAGCGTCGAGACCCTTGTGCGATGCCTTCACAGCGAGTGTGTGATCTTCAAGGACATGACCAtccatgaccttgagagcAGCCTGCGCTTGACCCTTGGTCCTAAACTCCACAAAACCAAAGCCCATGCTAAGTGTCTGCCCTGGTTTCTTCGGGTCCATCTTAGTCTTAACCCTGGCCGAGACGAATCCGTCGAGGGACTGAAAAGTTTCTGCAAGCCGAGATGTGGTAGTGGAGAAATTTAAGTTCCGCACAAACAGTGAGGTTGTTTCCAACTCTTCCTCCGGCTTATCACCGCGTGACAGTAAGTCGTTCACACTAAGGTTTTGGACCGTCGGAGCCTGTCGATCTTTTAGCGACACGGCTTGGTCTAGTTGGTCGCCGCCTGTGAAGATATCACTTGGCGCCTTTTCCAAAAAGAGAACGCTATCGCCAATCCGGCGATACGCCAGATTCCCAAAAGCGGACTTGGCGTAATTAGGCTGGGAGAACTGGACAATAGCAATTGTCCCACTTGGGGGCATCAAAACTCTCAGCACAGGCCCGGACTCCTCGAAAAGCTTGCGGAGTTCGTCGATCGTAGTACCATAGGGAAAGTTCTTGACCAAAATGGCTGTGTCGCCCCGCTTCTTTGATTTGAAAGCCTCAAGGTCCACCCCATTAGCGGTAAAATAGGATTTGGTCTCTTGAATGACGCTTGTCTCCGCGATGGCCTGCTTTacagcagcatcagctgAGGTAGGGTCGAGGAGTTCTGATTTTGAAACACCAAGACGGTTGGCAACTGATGCGTTGACGGCATCCTGGCTCATATACAGCGCATTCCAGTTGAAGGTATTTGTGGATGCCTCCTGTTTCTTGCGGAtcatgttttgtttcttgagaGGCAATTTGGAGAGAGTAAACTCGTCCAAAGCAGTGTCTCTCCTAGCACTGGCAGGAATGATGTGAATAATACGCCCCTGAAACGTCGCCCCATCCATGGCTTGGAATGCTTCAACCGCTCCCGAAGGCTCAGTAAACAAAATCAGGGCAAACCCCTTGCTGGTACCTGACTTGTTGACGGGCAGATGAACCTAGTTATCGAACAGTTGTTAGCTGATGTTCGGACTAGTATAATCCTCAAGAAATGCAGTGAAATTGGCAACAATTCAGCTAATCGAAGCATCTACTAAAATATTCGTCTCAAGGTTCTCATCAAATACCGAAGTATAAGCTGTCCCTATCTGAGGTTCATCACGTTGCGGGGTTTTGCATGGAAAATGAAAGGAAAATGAGTAGAAACATACCTCTTCAACAGTTCCAAACTGCTCAAAGCTCTCCCGAAGATCATCCTCGGTGGCGCTGTAGGGCAAATTTCGGACAAAAAGTCGAGATGTTCGACGGATCGCCTCAAGCAAGTCGTCCTCTGCCGGTTCGCCCCCTGTTGCCACAGGCACAGGTTCAACCACCTCCACGTCATCCGCGGTTGGCGGGTCGGCTGGGGTGATTTCCATTGCATCGCCTCCCTGTGCATGATCGGTCTCAGTTGCTGAAGGCCCTTGCACAGGTGTTCGTTCCAGATCATCGGGATCAACAAGGTCCAGCAGTCTGTTTGTGCGTGAACGAAGCCAATCGTCATCCTCTGCAACAGCCTCCTGCTTTTCTGGGTTGGGCTTTGCCGCATCTGCAGACTCCACCGGTTCGTCAGCTGCAGGAGCTTTATCCTGCATATCAGAGACCggctttgcttctttaaGATGCGAAGGCAACGtctcagagacaagaggcTTCGCTGGAGGTTCGATTCTGCGCTGCTTCTCCTTCCGAGCAGGTATTTGCTCGTActcatcgtcactctcttcttcaggaACGGCGTTGGCAGCTACAGCAGCTACTCCATCGCCGAGTCCACCGTGGACGCCATCGTCGACGGCGCCCTCCCTACCTTCCTTCATTACGTGAAGGAATTCGCGTAGCTTGGGGTCCGCAACAGCTTGGGGCTCATCTCGCTTGCGCTTCCTCAAGGTCGAATCAGAGTCTTTCTCAGCCGACTgctccttgcccttgatcGTGGTGGATGGTTGCGATGCAGGTTTGGAATGCGCGGCGCTCTGAGCTCTGTTGAGGGCGGGGTCTGAGATCTAACATTCCATCAGTATTGGCAAGTCTAGCCAGGTAGGAGGAGTAACTCACGGGTCTGGCTGTCTCCACGGCGATCTTGGACATGCGAATGTAAGACCTGTTGAAGTACTTGACTGCCTTGGAGGCATCTTCGGATGTCTTGTATCCCACATAGCCAATGCGTCGCTGGGGAATCAGCTTGACATCGGTAATCTCGCGACCCTGGGCGGAGAAGTGTTTCCGAAAATCAGCCTCTGAGATGTTGGGAGGCAATCCCTTGATGAAAAttcttgatgaagccattgtgataTGATTGCTTGTTGATAGATCAAATCACTGGTGA
It contains:
- a CDS encoding multiple RNA-binding domain-containing protein 1 → MASSRIFIKGLPPNISEADFRKHFSAQGREITDVKLIPQRRIGYVGYKTSEDASKAVKYFNRSYIRMSKIAVETARPISDPALNRAQSAAHSKPASQPSTTIKGKEQSAEKDSDSTLRKRKRDEPQAVADPKLREFLHVMKEGREGAVDDGVHGGLGDGVAAVAANAVPEEESDDEYEQIPARKEKQRRIEPPAKPLVSETLPSHLKEAKPVSDMQDKAPAADEPVESADAAKPNPEKQEAVAEDDDWLRSRTNRLLDLVDPDDLERTPVQGPSATETDHAQGGDAMEITPADPPTADDVEVVEPVPVATGGEPAEDDLLEAIRRTSRLFVRNLPYSATEDDLRESFEQFGTVEENLETNILVHLPVNKSGTSKGFALILFTEPSGAVEAFQAMDGATFQGRIIHIIPASARRDTALDEFTLSKLPLKKQNMIRKKQEASTNTFNWNALYMSQDAVNASVANRLGVSKSELLDPTSADAAVKQAIAETSVIQETKSYFTANGVDLEAFKSKKRGDTAILVKNFPYGTTIDELRKLFEESGPVLRVLMPPSGTIAIVQFSQPNYAKSAFGNLAYRRIGDSVLFLEKAPSDIFTGGDQLDQAVSLKDRQAPTVQNLSVNDLLSRGDKPEEELETTSLFVRNLNFSTTTSRLAETFQSLDGFVSARVKTKMDPKKPGQTLSMGFGFVEFRTKGQAQAALKVMDGHVLEDHTLAVKASHKGLDAAEERRREDKAKKSAGQRTKIIIKNLPFQTTKKDIRSLFGTYGQLRSVRLPKKADYTPRGFAFADFVTPREAENALNSLRDTHLLGRKLVLDFAEADAVDAEEEIAKMQKKVGGQVNKVALQQLTGKGRSRVNIGNEDEEMDG